One Silene latifolia isolate original U9 population chromosome 4, ASM4854445v1, whole genome shotgun sequence DNA segment encodes these proteins:
- the LOC141651814 gene encoding uncharacterized protein LOC141651814 yields the protein MTALKNTQNRFRPLNSVTKSALQSSKASVLQSSDEGTSKDGALITSSYTGKTKSIYSIQGIPALNLSEGELVFWGKCLPKIADLVGKYVKMDIDTHDKVRLSYAWVMVELPMDPKLPEKVKFLDESGHVKKEWRHVVKPQGMPASVLTPPTLTPTNFPPLHTVRTTPVVRSTPAKQIMRLNRQEGMVGVRLSGKFSYYTVMDALNRTATPQGQIVDNGKDPSCQYPCIRVVKWFMHNNGVGLFGLLETKLKPGTLLKRDTSIYDGWSVSTNYSWHKGGRIWILWKPNLFDIQFLSYSAQHVHMLVHSQTDGKRFYLTLIYAFNGLYERVELWNILKGISVECIEPWLWLGNFNTVLSLVERLGGNTSDAEMDHFQDCVSICGVLKLEGNRVLNVLVCGGTPPNLKDSIGKIWIREYRASMALENIQQALVDKPGDAELLQQEMDLAHDLKGLITARDSFLIQKAKVQWSLEGDLNTSYFHHAIKKIMMLNKVFQIEDKDGMICTEGDTIQEAFLGYYTDLLGPHTLTDEVNVNMVRKGACCNENHWDILARPVTAEEVKNSIFSIPKSKSPGPDGYTSQFFSDAWHVVGDEVCAAVINFFDTGKLLTQINATVITLIPRMERPTSVKHFRPISCCNVLYKAISKILCTRLAMVLPDIISKNQGAFVKGRSILENILIYQDLIRLYHRGKASPRCMFKLDLQKAYDSIEWQFVDQMLEALMFPEKTRQLIMTCISTPSYTLNLNRAQFGYFKGRRGLRQGDPISPLLFCIFMKYLTRVMDFATKKWFFRFHPLCKSLKLTHLLFADELLMFSKGDVKSIMLILQVLATFSATSGLKVNASKSEVVLNGEKIVAKVRANRGNEAQLYSRAPLVSWHGICFSKKEGGLGIKEVGVWNAATVGKLVHRLYTKAGRLWVLWINHVYLKGANWDSYQPPLDSNWNWRNICRVKGLLDGGYQGNHWIASTGGYSVGPGYQWMQGSHPPSIGIRMYGIIGFCQSILLLVG from the exons ATGACGGCACTCAAAAACACGCAAAATCGATTTAGACCATTGAATTCAGTGACCAAATCAGCATTACAATCTTCAAAAGCTTCTGTATTACAGTCATCTGATGAGGGTACCTCTAAAGATGGTGCCTTGATTACTTCCTCGTATACAGGCAAAACAAAATCAATTTATTCTATCCAGGGTATTCCTGCGTTAAATCTTAGTGAAGGAGAACTGGTG TTTTGGGGGAAATGTTTACCTAAGATTGCGGACTTGGTTGGCAAGTATGTGAAAATGGATATTGATACACATGATAAAGTTAGACTAAGTTATGCTTGGGTTATGGTAGAATTGCCTATGGATCCGAAGTTACCTGAGAAAGTGAAGTTTTTAGATGAATCTGGGCATGTG AAAAAAGAATGGAGGCATGTTGTGAAACCTCAGGGTATGCCTGCTAGTGTTCTAACTCCTCCTACTCTTACTCCTACTAATTTTCCTCCACTGCATACGGTTAGAACTACTCCTGTTGTTAGGTCTACACCAGCTAAGCAAATCATGAGGCTTAACAGACAAGAGGGAATGGTTGGGGTGAGATTATCTGGCAAATTTAGTTATTATACTGTTATGGATGCTCTTAATCGTACTGCAACACCTCAAGGGCAGATAGTTGACAATGGAAAGGACCCCTCCTGCCAATATCCATGCATA AGAGTGGTGAAATGGTTTATGCACAATAATGGGGTAGGTTTGTTTGGTTTGCTTGAAACTAAACTTAAACCTGGGACTTTATTGAAAAGGGATACCTCTATTTATGACGGTTGGAGTGTCTCCACTAACTACAGTTGGCATAAGGGTGGTAGAATCTGGATCTTGTGGAAGCCTAATCTTTTTGACATTCAGTTTCTTTCTTATAGTGCCCAACATGTCCATATGTTGGTACATTCTCAAACTGATGGGAAGAGATTTTATCTTACTTTGATTTATGCCTTTAATGGCTTGTATGAAAGAGTTGAGTTGTGGAATATTCTAAAGGGGATTTCTGTAGAATGTATTGAACCTTGGTTGTGGCTTGGGAATTTCAATACAGTTTTATCTCTTGTTGAGAGACTAGGTGGCAACACTTCTGATGCAGAGATGGATCATTTTCAGGATTGTGTGTCTATTTGTG GAGTGCTGAAATTGGAGGGAAACAgggttttaaatgttttagtatgTGGGGGTACTCCACCAAATTTGAAGGACTCTATTGGAAAGATTTGGATTAGAGAATACAGAG CAAGTATGGCTCTGGAAAATATTCAACAGGCTTTAGTTGACAAACCTGGTGATGCTGAGTTACTGCAACAAGAAATGGATTTGGCTCATGATCTTAAGGGTTTAATTACAGCCAGGGATAGTTTTCTAATTCAAAAGGCTAAGGTGCAATGGTCTTTAGAAGGGGATCTCAACACATCCTATTTTCATCATGCAATTAAGAAAATAATGATGCTTAATAAGGTGTTCCAAATTGAGGATAAGGATGGGATGATATGTACTGAAGGTGACACTATCCAAGAAGCTTTCTTGGGTTACTATACTGATTTGCTAGGCCCTCATACACTCACTGATGAGGTTAATGTGAATATGGTAAGGAAAGGGGCATGTTGTAATGAGAATCATTGGGATATCTTAGCTAGGCCTGTTACAGCTGAGGAAGTCAAGAATAGTATTTTTAGCATTCCAAAAAGCAAGTCACCTGGGCCAGATGGGTATACAAGCCAGTTCTTCAGTGATGCTTGGCATGTTGTAGGGGATGAAGTGTGTGCTGCAGTGATTAATTTCTTTGATACTGGGAAGTTGTTGACTCAAATCAATGCTACAGTAATTACTTTAATCCCTAGAATGGAAAGGCCAACTAGTGTAAAACATTTCAGGCCAATTTCATGTTGTAATGTCCTTTATAAGGCCATTTCAAAAATTCTCTGCACTAGATTGGCAATGGTTTTACCTGATATCATTAGTAAGAATCAAGGTGCTTTTGTGAAGGGAAGGAGTATTCTTGAAAATATATTGATATATCAAGACTTAATCAGGTTGTATCACAGAGGTAAAGCTTCTCCTAGATGCATGTTTAAGCTTGACTTGCAAAAAGCTTATGATTCTATAGAGTGGCAGTTTGTGGATCAGATGTTAGAAGCCCTTATGTTTCCTGAAAAAACTAGGCAACTGATCATGACTTGCATCTCTACTCCATCCTATACTCTTAATCTAAATAGAGCTCAGTTTGGTTATTTCAAGGGTAGAAGGGGCCTCAGACAAGGTGACCCTATATCCCCTCTCCTTTTCTGCATTTTTATGAAGTATCTGACAAGAGTAATGGATTTTGCAACTAAGAAATGGTTCTTCAGATTTCATCCACTTTGTAAGAGCTTAAAGCTTACTCATTTATTATTTGCTGATGAGCTCCTTATGTTCAGCAAAGGGGATGTGAAATCTATCATGTTAATACTTCAAGTTCTTGCAACTTTTTCTGCTACTTCTGGTCTTAAAGTTAATGCTTCTAAATCTGAGGTGGTTTTAAATGGGG AGAAGATAGTGGCTAAAGTCAGAGCGAATAGAGGCAACGAAGCTCAGTTATACAG CAGAGCACCATTGGTTTCTTGGCATGGCATCTGTTTTAGCAAGAAAGAGGGTGGTCTGGGTATAAAGGAAGTTGGGGTGTGGAATGCAGCAACTGTAGGTAAACTTGTTCACAGGTTGTATACTAAGGCTGGCAGATTATGGGTGTTGTGGATAAATCATGTTTACTTGAAAGGTGCAAATTGGGATTCTTATCAACCTCCTCTTGATtccaattggaattggaggaatatATGTCGAGTCAAAGGTCTGTTGGATGGTGGTTATCAGGGTAATCACTGGATAGCTTCCACTGGTGGTTACTCTGTAGGACCTGGATACCAATGGATGCAGGGATCACACCCCCCGTCCATTGGTATAAGGATGTATGGGATAATTGGATTTTGCCAAAGCATTCTTTTGTTGGTTGGTTGA